The region CGCTTGCTGGCGGCTGAGTTCTGGCCTGCACCGAATCGGCCCGGCCAGCCACGACCCGGGCTGCCCACACGGCTGCCACGATCAGCAGCAGCGCAGCCACCAGCGGCAGCAGCCAGCGCGGTGATCGCAGCGGGGTGCCGCCGGGTTCAGGTTCAGGCTCGCGGACCACGCGCCAGGATTCATCCTCGTCCCAACCAATCCGGATCGGCTCACGGGCCACCCGCCGTCCTGGCAGGCGCCCTGGTTCGGTGGGCTGAAGCCAGTCCTGGGGTTCCTGGCTGATTCCAGGTTCGGGCGCTGCTTCCAGCTCTGCCGTCTCCGGGACCACGGGCTCCGGAACCCGGCGTAGCGAGGCCGGCAGCCGCTCCACGGCCTGCATCTGCAACCGGGGGGCCGGGGGGCTGCCGTCGCCGGCTCCGGGCTCTGGAGTCCATTCGGGAAGGTCAGCGTCAGAAGAAGCCGCACCTTCTGTAAATCCGATCCGGATCGGCTCCGGCACCGCCGCGCGCTGCTCCTCGGCCTGGGCGCGCAGACGCTCGGCTTTGCGGCGGGCACCTGCCTGGGCGTCCTGGATAGCCTGGGCCCGCCGGGCTTCGTTTTCCCTGCGGCGGCGTTCCTGGGGAGTCTCATGGCCTGCCGGACTGGCAGGAATGGCAGGAGCCGAAGGAGGACTGGCCGCGATGACGATGGTCTCTACGGCGGGAGCTGTCTCTGCGGCCATCGTGTCGCGGCTTTGGGGGTGCGGCTCCGGCGCAGGAAGGTCAGGCTCACCCAGCACGATTGGCGAACCGTCGTGCAGCCGTGGTTCTGCTGGCGGGCCGGTGTCTGGGAGCTGCGCTGTGGGTGCCGGCTTGGTGCGCAGTGCTGCGGGGCGCACCTCTTTGGCAGGTTGCCTCAGGCGGTCCAGGGCGTCCCGGGCGCTTAGTGTCCCGGGGGCGTCTCTTAAAGGAGCCAGCCGGGCAGGCAGGCCGCCCAGTGTGTCCAGAGTCTGGACCAGATCGCGCAGATCAGTCTGGGCACTTGCCTGACCTGCATGCCAGGGAAGACCGGCTCCAGCCAGAACAACCTCACCGTCAACGCTCCACAGTTGCGATGGACCCACCCCGCCGTGGACCAGGCCGGCGCTATGGAGCGCATCAAGGGCCAGAAGGGCACCTCGCGCGGCCAGCAGGGGATCAGAAGCTGGCTGAGCGTGCAGCGGCAATTCAGAGACCAGATAGGCCTGCCCGCTGTATACGCCGTGGTCGCTGAACGGCAGCAGCGCCGGGTGGTCCGGGAGTTCCGGAACCGCTAGAGGACCGGGCAGCAGGTGCAGCAGGACCGGCATACCCGTCAAGCGGTCGGTGGCGTGCAGCGTGCGCACCGACTGTTGAGCGCCCGAGAGGTCGCGCGCCGCCACGTAGGGACCGATGGGCTTCACAAGCGCCAGTATACCGGCGTGCAGGGCTCTTCCGGGGCCGTAGTGTGAGTTGTTGTCTTGCCGCGTGCGCAGCTTTGCGCTACTACTGAAAGGATATGCGTGACGCCCTACTCAGCGCCCTGAGCACCGTGAATGACCCGGAACTGCACCGCGACCTGGTATCGCTGGGCATGATTGAGCGGGCCGAAATGGAGGGTGGGGTGGCGCAGGTCAAGGTAAACCTCACCACGCCCGCCTGCCCCATGAAAGGCCGCATCGAAGCTGATGTCCGCGCCGCGGTGCTGGAAGTACCTGGCGTGCAGGACGTCCAGGTGACCTTCGGTGCAACTGTGCGCCAGGCCGCCCAGCCGGCGCTGCCTGGCGTCAAGCACGTGGTGCTGGTGGGAAGCGGCAAGGGAGGCGTGGGCAAAAGCAGCGTCGCTGTGAACCTGGCTGCCTCTCTGGCCCGTGACGGCGCGCGTGTGGGTCTGCTTGACGCCGATGTCTACGGCCCCAGCGTGGCGCACATGATGGGTCAGGGAGCTGCCCGCGTCACCGCCAATGAGCAGCGCAAGATGCAGCCTATCGAAGCACACGGCCTGCTCTTTCTGAGCATGGCCAACCTCTCGCCAGCCGGGCAGGCGCTGGTATGGCGCGGGCCGATGCTGCACTCGGCCATTCAGCAGTTCATCAAGGACGCGGCCTGGGGTGAGCTTGACTACCTGATCGTGGACCTGCCGCCCGGCACCGGGGACGTGCAGCTCAGCCTGACCCAGACCGTACAGGTCACGGGGGCG is a window of Deinococcus deserti VCD115 DNA encoding:
- a CDS encoding Mrp/NBP35 family ATP-binding protein — its product is MRDALLSALSTVNDPELHRDLVSLGMIERAEMEGGVAQVKVNLTTPACPMKGRIEADVRAAVLEVPGVQDVQVTFGATVRQAAQPALPGVKHVVLVGSGKGGVGKSSVAVNLAASLARDGARVGLLDADVYGPSVAHMMGQGAARVTANEQRKMQPIEAHGLLFLSMANLSPAGQALVWRGPMLHSAIQQFIKDAAWGELDYLIVDLPPGTGDVQLSLTQTVQVTGAVIVTTPQDVALIDAARAIDMFRKASVPVLGIVENMSYFVAPDTGHTYDLFGRGGSRKLGEQYPLLGEVPLNVEVRQDADQGIPAVLAHPDNAAAQALIQVARNLAGQISVRALHQSLADLPDQLTVV